Proteins from a genomic interval of Periophthalmus magnuspinnatus isolate fPerMag1 chromosome 11, fPerMag1.2.pri, whole genome shotgun sequence:
- the LOC117378633 gene encoding histone H3-like centromeric protein A, whose translation MRENTSSRRRKGATPKRRPPPPAPSPGARFPKRRGAAAPSGGTPRQRRYRPGSKALKEIRKYQKSTDLLLRKGPFCRLVREVCQSYSRESYRWQVYALLALQAAEAFLVMLFSDSNLCAIHAKRVTLFPCDIQLARRIRGVESL comes from the exons ATGAGGGAGAACACTTCATCCAGACGCCGTAAAGGGGCCACTCCCAAACGCCGCCCACCACCACCGGCCCCCAGCCCTGGGGCCCGTTTCCCCAAACGCAGAGGAGCTGCAG CGCCCTCTGGAGGAACCCCGCGACAGAGGAGGTACCGCCCAGGGTCCAAAGCTCTCAAAGAAATCCGTAAATACCAGAAAAGCACCGACCTGCTGCTGCGCAAAGGGCCCTTCTGCCGCCTG GTTCGTGAAGTCTGTCAGAGTTATTCTCGAGAGTCATATCGGTGGCAGGTCTACGCTCTGCTGGCTCTGCAG GCTGCGGAGGCGTTCCTGGTGATGCTGTTTTCGGACTCTAACCTCTGTGCGATTCACGCCAAACGAGTGACTCTTTTCCCATGCGACATTCAGCTTGCCCGACGCATCCGCGGAGTCGAGTCCCTCTGA
- the LOC117378760 gene encoding patr class I histocompatibility antigen, alpha chain G-like produces the protein MRALLLCVLWGTFVTVFSERHALTYIYTALSRKVPNPGIHEFTAMGLLDTKMIDYFDSEQQQKVPKQEWMRERLGQDYWEKGTQSRKSKQQWFKVNLDILKERMNQTDNDVHVLQWMHGCEADLLSNGKLQFQRGIDQYSYNGDNFLYFDDAHSVWVAAATAAEPTKRKWDEVHVLKEYTKGYLEKECLDWLGKFMDYSKQQLKHAKRPDVHIFATPGRQKTTLRLNCMATGFYPPDIILRLLRDGMILGEDDGIMTTGIRPNEDDTYQLRDSIEILSTDQGQYTCHVIHAATNVDIKKYWDGKVNNEGGFPVGGVVGGVIGLLVVVALCITVILVKRRQSIQSPPPKLEYSLCSTGSQIAKAPTNSGDSALGSDKSSSNGSDTSGSAENLKHSQDSAINMNGSAGNDVTTTRPLLN, from the exons ATGAGGGCCCTGCTTTTGTGTGTCCTGTGGGGGACGTTTGTGACGGTTTTCTCCG AACGTCACGCTCTCACCTACATCTACACTGCATTGTCCAGAAAGGTGCCAAACCCCGGGATTCATGAGTTCACAGCCATGGGGCTCCTGGACACAAAGATGATTGATTATTTCGACTCGGAGCAGCAGCAGAAAGTCCCCAAACAGGAATGGATGAGGGAAAGGCTGGGTCAGGACTACTGGGAGAAAGGAACCCAGTCCAGAAAGAGCAAGCAGCAATGGTTCAAAGTCAACCTGGACATCCTGAAGGAACGCATGAACCAGACCGACAATG ATGTCCATGTCCTTCAGTGGATGCATGGCTGTGAAGCAGACCTCCTCTCCAATGGGAAACTGCAGTTTCAGCGTGGGATTGACCAGTACAGTTACAACGGCGACAACTTCCTCTACTTTGATGATGCACACTCCGTTTGGGTGGCGGCGGCAACAGCAGCAGAGCCGACTAAGAGGAAGTGGGACGAGGTGCATGTGCTGAAGGAATACACCAAAGGATACCTGGAGAAGGAGTGTCTGGACTGGCTCGGCAAGTTCATGGACTACAGCAAACAGCAGCTCAAGCATGCCA AACGTCCAGATGTGCACATATTCGCGACCCCTGGGCGTCAAAAGACCACATTGCGTTTGAACTGCATGGCTACGGGCTTCTACCCTCCTGACATCATCCTGAGGCTGCTCCGAGATGGCATGATACTTGGGGAGGACGACGGCATCATGACAACCGGGATAAGGCCCAATGAGGACGACACGTACCAACTACGAGACTCCATCGAGATTCTGAGCACCGACCAGGGACAATACACCTGCCACGTCATCCATGCAGCCACCAATGTAGACATCAAGAAGTACTGGG ACGGTAAGGTTAATAACGAGGGAGGCTTCCCAGTAGGAGGAGTGGTCGGAGGGGTGATTGGACTTCTGGTCGTCGTTGCATTGTGCATCACTGTGATCCTTGTCAAGAGACGCCAGAGCA TCCAATCACCTCCTCCCAAGTTGGAGTATTCATTGTGTTCTACTGGTTCCCAAATTGCCAAAGCCCCAACTAACTCTGGCGACTCTGCTCTTG GTTCAGACAAGAGTTCATCCAATGGTTCTGATACCTCTGGAAGTGCTGAGAACCTAAAACACTCCCAGGACTCTGCCATAA